One part of the Lycium ferocissimum isolate CSIRO_LF1 chromosome 8, AGI_CSIRO_Lferr_CH_V1, whole genome shotgun sequence genome encodes these proteins:
- the LOC132068191 gene encoding ankyrin repeat-containing protein At5g02620-like isoform X1: MLSYFNLTDLALLIAKKYDYLVDERDADGMTALQLLACNRQAFGSGENYSFIKRSIYTRLSTEHKATEREEAQKRYRVPMVESMRQQKQRHESVLELAKFLIAKDTSWEHSESALNKVEPRYHKYRLMSDVSKGQEKEDQRGVAQEGQAVTKVAESPLILATKSGCTEIVEEILKTYPQAVEYIDSQGRNILHVAIKYRQMQIFDIVEKMDMPMRRLKRKITHKGNSILHMVGIKEDPEIADMRSPALLLQENLLLFERVKNVCSDDFFEIINKDGKTAEELFTKANAKLRSEAKDWLKRTAENCTIVAVLIATVAFAAAYTIPGGPNQSTGYPVLMDHPFFVIFTIGDVLSITFALTSMITFLSILTSSFLMHEFRRSLSEKLILGFTLLILSVSMMMLAFASTIILMIHYKERWTKIALSSMAFLPVTIFAVSYFPLYVSLWKNFNYSLRKLARAFPRCKTISGRPRDSPLPSSSSLH, encoded by the exons ATGCTGAGTTACTTTAATCTTACAGATTTGGCCCTGTTGATTGCTAAAAAGTATGATTATTTGGTCGATGAACGAGATGCAGATGGAATGactgctcttcaacttcttgcatGCAACCGACAAGCATTTGGAAGTGGAGAGAATTATAGTTTTATCAAGAGATCCATTTACACTC GTCTTTCAACTGAACATAAGGCTACAGAGAGGGAAG AAGCTCAAAAACGTTATAGAGTGCCTATGGTGGAGTCCATGCGTCAGCAAAAGCAGAGACATGAATCAGTTCTTGAACTTGCAAAGTTCTTGATAGCAAAGGATACTTCTTGGGAGCATTCAGAGTCTGCATTAAATAAGGTCGAACCTCGATATCACAAATATAGACTAATGTCAGATGTTTCAAAAGGCCAAGAAAAAGAGGATCAACGTGGTGTTGCACAAGAAGGACAAGCTGTTACAAAAGTGGCTGAGTCACCATTGATCTTAGCAACCAAATCAGGTTGCACGGAAATTGTGGAGGAGATATTGAAAACGTATCCTCAAGCTGTGGAATATATTGACAGTCAAGGTCGTAACATTTTGCACGTCGCGATCAAGTACCGCCAGATGCAAATCTTTGACATAGTTGAGAAAATGGATATGCCAATGAGGAGACTCAAGAGAAAAATCACTCATAAGGGAAATTCCATATTGCACATGGTTGGTATAAAAGAGGACCCCGAAATTGCAGATATGAGAAGCCCTGCTCTTCTGTTGCAAGAGAATTTGCTCTTATTTGAG CGTGTGAAAAATGTCTGCTCAGATGATTTTTTCGAAATTATTAACAAAGATGGAAAGACGGCAGAAGAGTTATTCACTAAAGCAAATGCTAAACTTCGTTCAGAAGCAAAAGACTGGCTTAAACGCACTGCGGAGAACTGTACAATAGTTGCTGTGCTCATTGCAACAGTGGCTTTTGCAGCAGCCTATACTATTCCAGGTGGTCCAAATCAAAGCACTGGTTATCCCGTCCTCATGGACCATCCATTCTTCGTGATTTTCACCATTGGAGATGTGCTCTCCATTACCTTTGCTTTGACCTCAATGATCACCTTTCTCTCAATTCTTACCTCTTCATTTCTGATGCATGAATTCAGGCGGTCGCTTTCTGAGAAGTTAATTCTGGGGTTTACCCTCTTGATTCTTTCTGTGTCGATGATGATGTTAGCATTCGCGTCGACTATAATCTTGATGATTCACTATAAGGAAAGGTGGACAAAAATTGCTTTATCTTCCATGGCATTCCTACCTGTGACCATCTTTGCAGTTTCATATTTTCCTCTGTATGTGTCATTATGGAAGAACTTCAACTACTCATTAAGGAAATTAGCCAGGGCTTTTCCTAGGTGCAAGACTATATCAGGAAGGCCACGCGATTCCCCTTTGCCAAGCTCTTCCAGTCTCCATTAG
- the LOC132068191 gene encoding ankyrin repeat-containing protein At5g02620-like isoform X2 codes for MLSYFNLTDLALLIAKKYDYLVDERDADGMTALQLLACNRQAFGSGENYSFIKRSIYTQAQKRYRVPMVESMRQQKQRHESVLELAKFLIAKDTSWEHSESALNKVEPRYHKYRLMSDVSKGQEKEDQRGVAQEGQAVTKVAESPLILATKSGCTEIVEEILKTYPQAVEYIDSQGRNILHVAIKYRQMQIFDIVEKMDMPMRRLKRKITHKGNSILHMVGIKEDPEIADMRSPALLLQENLLLFERVKNVCSDDFFEIINKDGKTAEELFTKANAKLRSEAKDWLKRTAENCTIVAVLIATVAFAAAYTIPGGPNQSTGYPVLMDHPFFVIFTIGDVLSITFALTSMITFLSILTSSFLMHEFRRSLSEKLILGFTLLILSVSMMMLAFASTIILMIHYKERWTKIALSSMAFLPVTIFAVSYFPLYVSLWKNFNYSLRKLARAFPRCKTISGRPRDSPLPSSSSLH; via the exons ATGCTGAGTTACTTTAATCTTACAGATTTGGCCCTGTTGATTGCTAAAAAGTATGATTATTTGGTCGATGAACGAGATGCAGATGGAATGactgctcttcaacttcttgcatGCAACCGACAAGCATTTGGAAGTGGAGAGAATTATAGTTTTATCAAGAGATCCATTTACACTC AAGCTCAAAAACGTTATAGAGTGCCTATGGTGGAGTCCATGCGTCAGCAAAAGCAGAGACATGAATCAGTTCTTGAACTTGCAAAGTTCTTGATAGCAAAGGATACTTCTTGGGAGCATTCAGAGTCTGCATTAAATAAGGTCGAACCTCGATATCACAAATATAGACTAATGTCAGATGTTTCAAAAGGCCAAGAAAAAGAGGATCAACGTGGTGTTGCACAAGAAGGACAAGCTGTTACAAAAGTGGCTGAGTCACCATTGATCTTAGCAACCAAATCAGGTTGCACGGAAATTGTGGAGGAGATATTGAAAACGTATCCTCAAGCTGTGGAATATATTGACAGTCAAGGTCGTAACATTTTGCACGTCGCGATCAAGTACCGCCAGATGCAAATCTTTGACATAGTTGAGAAAATGGATATGCCAATGAGGAGACTCAAGAGAAAAATCACTCATAAGGGAAATTCCATATTGCACATGGTTGGTATAAAAGAGGACCCCGAAATTGCAGATATGAGAAGCCCTGCTCTTCTGTTGCAAGAGAATTTGCTCTTATTTGAG CGTGTGAAAAATGTCTGCTCAGATGATTTTTTCGAAATTATTAACAAAGATGGAAAGACGGCAGAAGAGTTATTCACTAAAGCAAATGCTAAACTTCGTTCAGAAGCAAAAGACTGGCTTAAACGCACTGCGGAGAACTGTACAATAGTTGCTGTGCTCATTGCAACAGTGGCTTTTGCAGCAGCCTATACTATTCCAGGTGGTCCAAATCAAAGCACTGGTTATCCCGTCCTCATGGACCATCCATTCTTCGTGATTTTCACCATTGGAGATGTGCTCTCCATTACCTTTGCTTTGACCTCAATGATCACCTTTCTCTCAATTCTTACCTCTTCATTTCTGATGCATGAATTCAGGCGGTCGCTTTCTGAGAAGTTAATTCTGGGGTTTACCCTCTTGATTCTTTCTGTGTCGATGATGATGTTAGCATTCGCGTCGACTATAATCTTGATGATTCACTATAAGGAAAGGTGGACAAAAATTGCTTTATCTTCCATGGCATTCCTACCTGTGACCATCTTTGCAGTTTCATATTTTCCTCTGTATGTGTCATTATGGAAGAACTTCAACTACTCATTAAGGAAATTAGCCAGGGCTTTTCCTAGGTGCAAGACTATATCAGGAAGGCCACGCGATTCCCCTTTGCCAAGCTCTTCCAGTCTCCATTAG
- the LOC132068191 gene encoding ankyrin repeat-containing protein At5g02620-like isoform X3 translates to MLSYFNLTDLALLIAKKYDYLVDERDADGMTALQLLACNRQAFGTQKRYRVPMVESMRQQKQRHESVLELAKFLIAKDTSWEHSESALNKVEPRYHKYRLMSDVSKGQEKEDQRGVAQEGQAVTKVAESPLILATKSGCTEIVEEILKTYPQAVEYIDSQGRNILHVAIKYRQMQIFDIVEKMDMPMRRLKRKITHKGNSILHMVGIKEDPEIADMRSPALLLQENLLLFERVKNVCSDDFFEIINKDGKTAEELFTKANAKLRSEAKDWLKRTAENCTIVAVLIATVAFAAAYTIPGGPNQSTGYPVLMDHPFFVIFTIGDVLSITFALTSMITFLSILTSSFLMHEFRRSLSEKLILGFTLLILSVSMMMLAFASTIILMIHYKERWTKIALSSMAFLPVTIFAVSYFPLYVSLWKNFNYSLRKLARAFPRCKTISGRPRDSPLPSSSSLH, encoded by the exons ATGCTGAGTTACTTTAATCTTACAGATTTGGCCCTGTTGATTGCTAAAAAGTATGATTATTTGGTCGATGAACGAGATGCAGATGGAATGactgctcttcaacttcttgcatGCAACCGACAAGCATTTGGAA CTCAAAAACGTTATAGAGTGCCTATGGTGGAGTCCATGCGTCAGCAAAAGCAGAGACATGAATCAGTTCTTGAACTTGCAAAGTTCTTGATAGCAAAGGATACTTCTTGGGAGCATTCAGAGTCTGCATTAAATAAGGTCGAACCTCGATATCACAAATATAGACTAATGTCAGATGTTTCAAAAGGCCAAGAAAAAGAGGATCAACGTGGTGTTGCACAAGAAGGACAAGCTGTTACAAAAGTGGCTGAGTCACCATTGATCTTAGCAACCAAATCAGGTTGCACGGAAATTGTGGAGGAGATATTGAAAACGTATCCTCAAGCTGTGGAATATATTGACAGTCAAGGTCGTAACATTTTGCACGTCGCGATCAAGTACCGCCAGATGCAAATCTTTGACATAGTTGAGAAAATGGATATGCCAATGAGGAGACTCAAGAGAAAAATCACTCATAAGGGAAATTCCATATTGCACATGGTTGGTATAAAAGAGGACCCCGAAATTGCAGATATGAGAAGCCCTGCTCTTCTGTTGCAAGAGAATTTGCTCTTATTTGAG CGTGTGAAAAATGTCTGCTCAGATGATTTTTTCGAAATTATTAACAAAGATGGAAAGACGGCAGAAGAGTTATTCACTAAAGCAAATGCTAAACTTCGTTCAGAAGCAAAAGACTGGCTTAAACGCACTGCGGAGAACTGTACAATAGTTGCTGTGCTCATTGCAACAGTGGCTTTTGCAGCAGCCTATACTATTCCAGGTGGTCCAAATCAAAGCACTGGTTATCCCGTCCTCATGGACCATCCATTCTTCGTGATTTTCACCATTGGAGATGTGCTCTCCATTACCTTTGCTTTGACCTCAATGATCACCTTTCTCTCAATTCTTACCTCTTCATTTCTGATGCATGAATTCAGGCGGTCGCTTTCTGAGAAGTTAATTCTGGGGTTTACCCTCTTGATTCTTTCTGTGTCGATGATGATGTTAGCATTCGCGTCGACTATAATCTTGATGATTCACTATAAGGAAAGGTGGACAAAAATTGCTTTATCTTCCATGGCATTCCTACCTGTGACCATCTTTGCAGTTTCATATTTTCCTCTGTATGTGTCATTATGGAAGAACTTCAACTACTCATTAAGGAAATTAGCCAGGGCTTTTCCTAGGTGCAAGACTATATCAGGAAGGCCACGCGATTCCCCTTTGCCAAGCTCTTCCAGTCTCCATTAG